tttaaattagttaatattattatattttagtaaaaatataaacaaattattataacttgttgttaatattttaatatatgaaatataaattattaatatttttaagcaataaatattaattatttataaaatttaattagaatatataaactatattttaaatatttaaatataaccattaaatatttgtaattggtattttaaaaaatattttttatttttaattaatgattttaacacatttgtaattaagcaccaagaaaaaaaaggaaagtactatgttattggaggggtgaaaaagtaattaagcaccaaaagtgcttttgagagaagaaaagctaaaatttttggcttctccttttcagaagtgcttttttcagaagtgcttttcaaaagcacttttgaaaagttaaaaatttcagccaaaagtaGCTTGTTCTGTATAGCTTTTCTtctaaaagtgcttttggagtcagaagtgcttttttttaagcaatgaagaactggccctaaaaaaatgacattgagACCTTTATCCAATTGACTAATacttaataaattatgtttaaaaccATTGACATACAAAACAGTTTTAATAAGAATTGAAGAGCTTTTACCAATAGAGTCAATTCTTTCTATTTGTCCTTTGGAGTTGCCACCAAATGTAACTTCTCATTCATTTTTTTGGCTTTAATTTGATAAAGTGGCTCTTGTCACTGGTCATGTGCCTTGAGCATCTCAAGGTATCATGAGTTTTTGCTTGAATTGCCCAACTTGAAGCAATACTCCTCTTCCtacaaacatagaattaaatttttgtttttggtaccCAAATTCTTTTAGGACCTTATGTATTaattcctaaaatttttatccttttggGAGCCATTTCGAAAGTATCTCTTTGTCTTGAGTAACAATAAATCCTTTAGAGACCCATTTACTCTTaacaatttttcctttataaAACATTGAGGGACCTCtatgtttatagaaattaaaacttgatttaacaaacttttgttttgaactttctccctttttaaaactttttgaagaaacttttttatgtaaaggtttttctttttcaagaaaCTCAAGTTGCTTTTGATGATCATCATgaacttttgaaagaaaattatgcaagttttggttctttttctcaaaatcatttataattGCTTGCATATCATGAATTTTACTTTCGAGTTCATGATTGACCTTGGAGAGTGaactattttcatcttttaattttgaaataattttcttatattttgaaacCATACTTTCAAATTCGAAGCCTAGTTCATAATAGGCATCTTGTAACTCATAAAAGGAATTGGAAATTGAACTAGATGAGTTAGAATTTACCTTCGTTTCATCGATGACCAAAAGGCAAAGATTTTCTAATTCTTGATCTTCATTTTTGGATGAATCCTCATCACTCCAAGTAGCAACATAAGCCTTGAGTTTTTGTTTGCTTGACCTATTTTTCTTCTATTGGGGACAATCGAACTTGATTTGTCCCGATTTCTTGCATTCGTAGCATATTATTGGTTCCTTCTCCTTGGAAGATTCAAgtttgagtttttctttcttttggaacTTTCTACCTCTATTGGATCTCATAAACCTCTTGAATATTCTATCAAACATCGACATCTCTTTATCCTCATCCATATCGTCACTAGAATCACTCTCTTCAATTGTCGTGAATTTGAGAGCAATAGCAACCTTattcttttcaacattttcttcTTCGACCCCTTCTTTTATTCTCATCTCATGAGtgaataaataactaataaactCGTTTAATGAGAGTGTTTCCAAGTTCTTTGCTTCTTTTATGGCCATGAATTGGCAAGTTTCGAAGCATTTTCCTCCCAACTTCTTCAATGGGATAAGTCTTCCCATAAGATTTGAGCCCATTAATGATAATTGTAAATGGATTGGACATAGTCTTAATGTCTTCTTCAGGCTTCATCTTGAATGTTTTGTAGTTGAGTGTGAGAATTCCCACTTTAGACTTCTTAACTTGACTAGTACCCTTATGAGTGACTTCTAACTTGTCCCAAATTTCCTTGGCATTGGTACATGATGATACCTTACTATATTCTTTCAGACCAAGTGCACAAAATAAAGTGTGCATGGCCTTGACATTAAGTTGAATGCTCATTCTATCCTCTTCATTGCACTCATTCTTGCTTTTTGGCACCAAAAGCTCTCCTTATTTTTGAAGGATGGAGGGACCATCCATGACGATGTCCCAAGTAGCAAAATTATTGGCTTGAATGAACAACATCATCCTCGTCTTTTAATAAGAGTAATTGGCTCTATTGAAGTATGGAGGTATAGAGATAGATTGAGATTCATCATAGAAAAATGAGTCGAAAGTGGATGTCATCTTGTgtggattaaattgatgaaaGTTGAGCTACCTTGAGGATCTTCTCTTGGTTGTCAGATCGTCTTTTACAGAATATATTTGATACCAATTATTAGCTCaataaatcaaaccaaaattttcaagagaGGGGGGTGAATtggcttttaaaaattttgtgaatGCTAGAGAAAAAGGATAGAAAATTGAACACAATAATTTAGAGTGGTTCGACCCCAATTACTTACTCcgctaccttagctttccacaactaaggattttcccaaattcactaatttgataacctttgaggacaatgtttaaccttacaaactCCCTTAAGATACAAACCATATCAAAGAGAtacaaagaaacaaacaaagaaattatCCTACCAAGATCAAAGTGTTTGCAATTTAAGCTTAGTTACCATGAAAAACACTTAagtaaatagaataaaataaagctcacaagtgtatgAAAGAAAAGTATGGAAATATTTGGCACAAAGGTTATTTGATTGATCTTTTTGCTTGAGTATGTTTTCTTATTGTTGTAGGACCTTTGGACGATGGTATTTATATCCTCTAATTCATTTCGAACCATTGGGGTTGTTGTGGAAGTTAATAGAGTCGTTGGAATGAAAATACCAGTGCATTTAATTCACTTGCaacaaaaggtatcgatactatttggaaaagtatcgataattttagcatttaatgcATTGATTCAATGATCGTTAAAACCGATAAAATCGATACCaggataaaattattgataccaaacaaaaggtatcgatacatgATCGATACTTAATGAATACCTCAAAATGGCAGAATGCTAATTTCGTACCGATACTAAAAAATGTCTCgataaaatttgtcaaaattgatACAATTTAAAGATTTATCGATACCTAACAAAAATGTATTGATACTTGAAAAATCGTTTGCAAGTCATTAGCCtattttggtatcaatttctAGAAATCTATCGATTCTtgacaaaaagtatcgatagtGGATCAATACTTCTTGGCCTGAAGCATTTTTGTCTTGTTTAAAAAATGTTCTGAagtgttgtttttaatttacttggccttgaaaaattttctaagtataaatttgatttttttttattttagaaataatttgaagtaCAATTTTGTCAAGCGTtgtttaaaagatttttattcaaaacatagtatttgttatatcaaaatgtTTTTGTCAAATAAAGCTTGGATCAACACAAACGCTacttaaaacattataaaaaaatacttttaaaggAACTCCTTTAgagaatattatttttttgtatttttcaaacattggaaatatttattaattttgtaaaaagttaaatttaagcAATGGAGGATGGATATGTGTAGATCTTTTTACAACTATATCTATTTTTTCCCTTCTCATCATGTTTCAAAATGTAAATAGTCAACATCGTATTGTATACAATTACCATAATTTGTTCACTTTTgaatatataaagattaaattattttgagctATGGATTAAATTAATGTGGATGGTGCTATGGATTTTTCTAGTGGTTTTGCAGCAATTGGAGTTGTCGCTCGAGACAAATGGGTTAACTGGATTTCGGGATTTGGACGCAATGTTGGTTAGCTCGGTATTGCACCCTAAGATGGAGGCGATTGCTGAGGGATTTCACGTGATTTGGGATCAGGGTTATAGGTCTGTAGAGCTTGAATGTTATAACTTGGGggctataaatattttacaacaGAGTCATGAACCTATGGAGCATAGCTTGAGGGATCCCTGGAGTAGAATTCATGGCAGTGGAGAGCAGAGCTTCAACATGTGCCTAGAGAGGCGAACAGGGTTGCAGATTTTGTTGCGAAAAGCCGCAGTCGAATGATTTGAGATTATTGAGATGGAGACACCACTAGCAGGCAGCTGGAGATTGCTGCTGGAAGATGTAGGACTTGGCCAAACTTCTATATGGTTGATTTCGGTAAGGCCATTTAGGCTTCTCTTTTATTCAACCAATTGttctatttaatttgaaattgaccaaatttcttCAAAACTAATTAACGtgattattattacttttattagtCATTTTCTAATAGTGAGAAGgatttgattgttttatttattttaaaaaagagtaAATTGCTCACTACAAatgcattttgaatatttacccCTATATACATGTGTAGAAAaaagattgtatgaaactgcGATTCCATATTATCCCTATCCCTTtctaataggagaatgacaaatcagatttttctcctgattttcaacttttcctcctgaaaaaaaatcaaaatcaactaaaaaatgctaaaaatcacCGATCCATTTATATAATTACTTAAGTCTAAACTTCAACAATATTAAAAGTCATTTgcaaaactatatttttaaaatattggataaattacaaaattaatcacttatgtatggtttaaattattttatataattcttttaagataatcttataaaatattcatttaaaaatcttaaaatatttttcatgtttctaaatatttattatttattattcttttaaatctctttataaatatttaattaaagttatttttccttttctgtattcttttgaaataatctaacttttttttgtttttattaaaacaaatcttattattaaattttaacttaattttttaacctTCCCTTTTGgtcattaaaaacaatatttttcttatgaaatctaaattaaaatataattttagtgcAACATGTATTTTGAttgaaatctaaaataaatttacccttctaaaatattatctttgataattctttaaaataaccttataaaatatttaatttattttttcatttttatattattcttctaaattctttttttttaaaggaaaacaacTCCTTTTAATAAAGCAAGAAGGCAATAACAAAAAACGATGAGAGAAGGCAAATCCTAAACCCAAGCTAATAAACTAACCCAATACACCTTTGACCTAATAGTACaaaccaaacaaaaaagaataaCATCATAAGTGTGAAGGCGTGCTTAAGATAAGGAAACCCAAGCAAGTTGGTAAGTTGTCTTATTAGCACTCTAACAAACCCAATAGAAGTAAAGATTCTAAAACTGAGCTTTCAGAAGTGGAAAATCATAAAGCAAAGTTCCAAGCTAAAAAATGTTCGAGCTATGAGTTTGAAGAGCAACATACACCTCCAACAAATCCATTTCAAGCAAAATAGAGTCAAACCCTATTGCCATAAACTAAGATAGTGCTTCTTATACTGAGAAAGCTTTCACCAAATAGGAGAAAATAGAGCAGAGCAATGAGCAGAAAAAGCTTTCAGGAACTCACCATATTCATTTTGAATCACAGCAACAAAAGTACTGGCCCGATGAGTCGAATCGGTAGCTGCATCCACTTAACATAGTTCGATGATGGGCGAGACTAGACAGCAGTAGCCATAGCTGAAGATGAAGATGTTGACTGCACCTGACTATAAGCTAGCCTAGAGGCTTCCCAATCCTGTAAAAATATAACAACAAATGTGGTAATGTGTGGCACAGAAGAATGATCAGATTTCCAAACAAATATATTCCTCAAAAACCATAAGCTTTGATGTCCACAAAACCAACAAAAAATTCGataaaggcaagtgcacctatcaattaatagtctAGCTACGGTGAAtaaagatatcgttcccacgagAACTAAACGTACTAGTAAATATTGTCTTTCTATTATATAACCGAAAAATTGGAgagattgattaaaactaaaattaactaaattaattaactaaagaacacaacaaagaacaaatcaggaaaataaacgattaacaaccaagaagcgaaaTAATACCCAGGAAataattcacctagatttcatctgttattatcaatctgaattaaacaatttcttcacttagtatcttgatccgtagaaatccctaaaataTGCTATTATCTCTTTCTAtagtaagagcaactgactctaggttgattaattgaaatttctttctaattaaaacccctattatcgcattaactcgatctatggatcccctttattagatttgactctaattcgatagatttatgttgtcctatttctaggattgtatgcaactccactcaattatgctagatctactcttaaatagggtctattcctcctctaatttaagcacaacaaacatgaattaatagtctagaaatattaaaacaagaattaagcacacataattgagaacaagattcaagtatttattacgtaaaacagaaatcaaaagacagaattcatcatagggctcatctcccctaggtatttaaaatattagttcatAATTGTAAATAAAGATATCCCAAACACattataaccacaagaaataaagaaactcatgataaaCTTCAACGAAATCAAAAGGAGATATTCAATCTCGATGGAAATCTGCTTTTGAGtcagcttcaatggtgttttttgagttttttttcttgAGTATCCTCTGACGgctttctcctctttttttatATCTGGTATATATAAGTCTTAGAATGCttgaaaaacctaaaatttgCATTTTTCTGCGTGTTTGGAGTGCAATTTGCAAAATTGACACGGTAtagcacatggccatgtggcagCCCATAtggctcacacggccgtgtgtccatCCCGAGTGGGATGGTCCAGACCGTGTGGCTCTTGAAGCTTGCTCCAATTTTTTAGTTTTCGCTCGTTTTTCGCTCCtattgctcccaaatgctctcctaagtatagaaatatgaatttaaaggattaggagcataaatttcaccattttaaattgaataatcatccaaaaatgcattaaaaatgaggctaaaacatgttacttttagcattTATCAAATATTCCAAAACTTAAttgtttgcttgtcctcaagcaaaattcTTAACCCACATTCAAGTTAACTTTTCCCAATTtgtcattttcatcaataaTGTTCCAAGATAATTCGCAAACAATCATACATTGGAAACTCAACCAAAAGGACACTAAAGATTCAAGCAATCCaagctgaaatttttaaagcacGAAAACATAGGTGTCTCCCCTTATCTAAATAATTaccttaaattcaaaatcaacaagaattgatatcctcactaaagattcactcaaagcactcaaagtgtttaaggtttatGAAATATACACTCAATAGTCGAATAAGAGAtgtcattaccataggcttgcttAAAAACCAAATCTCtaccactataaaatgagatgacacaccaatcaagaggtcttttcaaggttgtaatggggcttaggttagGTGTATAGGAAAGGTCAGAAAAGTTGGTTATAATCGAGATCGAATTAATAAGttaccaaaatagaaaaacaatcaattgctgaattaagagaaattacaAACTAAACtattcaagctcaatcaaaGATATTTTTTccgtttttttaaatttttttagaacaaaaataaaattcaacaattaaaaaaatgaaacatagttaggcaactaaccaaatcaaatctcgacaaaaaggGAGTCAGTAAAAAGGATAATTTTACAACATACATATGGGCTATGAGTTAATAAAAACGGGGTAGAGAAAAAAATGTGTTAGTATCAAAGGGGTTTACTAAGGGTTAATTCAATAGGTAAGCTTTTTATAGGTTAAATGGGTTAAATCCTAAGTGCCTTTATCATcttagtatatcaaatcaataatgtggTCTCAACATGCATAATTGAAGcgagttctagaataacaaatcaagttgaCCTACTctcaaccaaaaataaaatgatcacgaaataaaatatatgctcTATAGGCTTAAAATCTCACAAAAAGTTATGGTGTCGATGTCAaacttacaattttaaaatttcaagataataCTTCAATTCAAGGAGAcaacctaaaatatttatttctaaaaaaaaacttatcatgcttgaatCTCTAgtgtcttaaaaaataaataaacaaatgcaCAAGTATCCATAAATAAATCCAAAACAACATCaataaaaaatccaaacttggaaaaaaattcactcTAATGGAGGGTATGAGAAATGTACTTAAACACAACAAATAATTCAGAGATTTTATCACAAATATACAAACAACCTCCCCACATTTAAGAGGTACATTGTCCTTaatgtacaaacaaatataaacacAATATAAGCATAATATCAAAAGAGAGGGAGAGAACTAAAACTGCCCTGAATTTGGAGGAAATTGCCAGAATAGAGAAACCGAAAATGTGGGTAAGTCTAAATGTAGTGCATATTTCCTAGCAACtaataagagaaataaaaataaataagaagacAAAGAGATTACaaactcaaataaaaacaaccatataaataataaaaacaatagcatagttctaaattaaaataaaataaagaagtctcacaaataaaaataaaacaactaaaaattaaaaatacagtACAACtgcaaataatataaataaagtaaataaaacgAAATAGATTAGTGATCATCGTCGTGAGAGGCGTCGGGATCGTGAGGTGCATAATCGGGTGAAGAGATATAGAGGTGTTGAAGAATCTGATGCAAAGCCGCGTCGTTGCTATCGAACCACTCAAAGCATCACTGCTCAAATCAGTCGAACCACTTAGAGAGGTTTTCGAGTGAAACAGTAGGATCAATGGTAAGGTGACTCAATGGTGGAGAACAAGGTAGGTCTGCATGGTAAGAAGGATCATCGTCGGGAAACTCCTCATACTCATTTTGAGGTTCTGAAGGAGATAATATGTATCGACGTGGACCCATTCCATGCTGTCACTCGATCATCCTCATGTGACTCATAATTGATATTCCCTGTGGTGTCATCTATCCTACTAGTGTAAAGGAAGTTGTCTGCTCTGGAGTAGCAAGGAGGCCAAAATACCTCACTAGGCGACTCACATAGGGGCTCAAACAGGTAAGACCCCTCCTATTACGGTCAGACTAGTGGCGAAAAGATAGGACGACGAAGTAAGCAAGATTGAAGGGCCAGCACGTCATCATGCTCCAAAGAAAGTAAGCATCATATGTACCCACAATACCAGTGCTCTATCTCCGACCGGTTAAAGTGTACGCGAAAATGGCATGGATGTAGCACAATGTTGGAGGTAGAGAAGTCGCCTTCGATTGACTTGGGTTATAAGGTGTCACAATCGCAGTAATATCAGTCTAACAGAGAGAAGGGGATGGATGAATGTGTTAGTATAATGTGAGGAACCTTTCGACACTCATGAACTTTGGAGAATAGAGTCCACAGGCGGCTCCAAAGCACGGGACGCTTAGATAACGTATCATACCACCGAGTCGGAAAGAAATAGTGCGCAGTTCATCATGTCTCGACATTACCTACTGCAGAAAAAATGTTGAACAAATTTCTAATGTAAGGTCCAAGTAGGTGGGCTCGATGATGGAGAAAAATCGGTCCCAATGAGCTGTCTCAATCAGTGCGCGCACTCTACCGACCAAGTGTATCTCCTGTAGGGCCTCCTGATTGATACAACGGCTTAATCCCAAGGGTCTTTACCGTAAATGTTGATATAGGTCTTCTTGAGGACCCGAAGGGAATTGGAGACATGGTTATCTTGCAACTAATGTGGGGTTCGAAGATGAGGTCGCGCCTGGAGTCTTTCGGTTTTTGAAGCGGGAATAGGAACCTTAGATTTGCCTCTCATGTTCACCATGATGTacctataataaaatatcaatatccaatatcagataatcaaaataaaaattagcaCAAAATGaagcaaatataaaaattaacaaaaaggtCTCAATCCAATAAGTCGCACAAGAAACACCAAatctaaactaaaataaaaaccataagacctaataattaatataataataattaaactaatgcCTAACATAATATACACAATAAAggcataataaataaataaataaataaataaataaagcctaataataatattaaactatcaAATATGAAACACAACCAAGCAAATACTAATAATAAGAACAATAAcagtaataaaaataacaataataatactaaaataattaaagataataaaaataatagaaaaataaaaaaaataaagggaatgGGCCAAATGGTGGTTGGGGTAAGTGTAGACTATGGAGGCGGAGACTAGCTACGATGGTGGTGACCAGAGTTGGGGTTCTGACAACGGTTAAATGTTCGGCAATGATGACATGCGGTGTAAGGGGAATGAGGGGGCTTAGTTCAGGCGAGAGGAACCAAGAGAAGGGGGATGGGGAATAGGAAGTGTTGTTGACGAAGGTGGCTCAACGGTGGGAGCTTGTGGGTGTGGGGGTAGGCGACGGAGGTGGTAGATTAGGGTTAAAGGGTTATTTGACATGGACGAACGGGAAAAGAGGAGGGGGAAGTGGGTTGTGCACAGTGGAGATCTAGGGGAGGTGgtggtaaattaaaattgaaaagaaaaagaattaaacaCCAGTATCCATATGGCCTAGGACACACAcgtgtgtctaggccgtatGTCTCACGCGGCTGTGTCTCCAGGCCTTGTAGACCACcctaggccgtgtgacccctatttttttattttttcaatttaaaaaaatgataatgaatgaattttttaaaattttaaaattttaattattattttaagtaataaaataaaaattaatgtacttttttaagaaattaaaaataaataaataacacaaaaCACTCGGGTTGCTTCCCGAGAAACgcttatttaaagtctaagctCAACTTCCCTTTTTTAAACTCAAGTTAAGGTTGATATTGGAACTGAAACTCCTCTCTCTTGTTATTAGTTTTAACACCAAAATAAGGTCTGAGATAAGTACTGTTTACCTTGAATGTGCCGAATTCAAGACGTGTTACCTCAATTGTACTGCATGGAAAAACGGTTTTTACCACAAATAGGTTGGACCCTtttgacttaaattttgaaggaaaaatttGTGGATTTGATTTGTCTAATAGTATTTTGTCCACAACTTTAAATTGGTTCATTCTCTTTACATGCACATTATGGTGTCGCTTTGTTATTTCCTTTTGCTTTCTCGGTTTCTCATCAACCTTTATTCACCATTCATCTAGTTCGTCGAGCTGCACCATTTTCTCTTCACTTGTCTCTCGAGTTCTATCACCTTGAATAAAATATGGCTCCAACATATTTTcatgagggatttcttgcaacGAAGTTGAGCCATATGATTACTAACATTAAAAGAACAATTAGTATCATTTCGCTCATTAAGGAGTCCCACAAAATCACTTGCTAGAAGAGTAATCTTTTCATCACTTACACAAAGCACAAGTTCACCAGTACCCACATTAATAATAGTTCTAGCAGTGGCTAAAAAGGGTTGACCTAAGATCATAGTGGaatgacgaaaatgtgcaagtgtacacaatcgcaacaagtaataaagtgacaagtaaatgtcgagttatcgtacccatagggactgtaaaaaggaatatttatgaaattaatgttaaaacactttggtgaagaaaaatatttgggtttgggaaatgattaaaaactagaaagcaaagtaagtaaaataaaataaaataaagtcctaatacatgatttcaaaagttgatttaatcaagatgatataattgtgttggattaattacatttccttaccttagaatcattaaacttatgcttatacttattactaataaatcaaaacaactcgataatttgctaacttatgaacatatttacaaataaaaaatccatTCATCTTTTGTACATATTCCTATGTCAATTCGACcgataaaacaaatttataaagataaacatgttattgcacatacatacttattagaTTAAACAAGCTCTCGCATATTCCTAGGTCGATTCAAACGATTAATTCAACCtaacaagcatataaaagactatgtgaggtaacaaagtatccttaccttgaaacagtttaatcacaataatcttgcaagttatgcaaggcatatgtatcgccaaatacaatgccaATCTAatcttcagctaccttagaagaattaaacatgcactgattaagtactgtgtccattaattacaatttcaatgcatttaaataattaattctttag
The nucleotide sequence above comes from Gossypium raimondii isolate GPD5lz chromosome 13, ASM2569854v1, whole genome shotgun sequence. Encoded proteins:
- the LOC128036178 gene encoding uncharacterized protein LOC128036178; amino-acid sequence: MGSNLMGRLIPLKKLGGKCFETCQFMAIKEAKNLETLSLNEFISYLFTHEMRIKEGVEEENVEKNKVAIALKFTTIEESDSSDDMDEDKEMSMFDRIFKRFMRSNRGRKFQKKEKLKLESSKEKEPIICYECKKSGQIKFDCPQ